A region from the Drosophila mauritiana strain mau12 chromosome 2L, ASM438214v1, whole genome shotgun sequence genome encodes:
- the LOC117135264 gene encoding cytohesin-1 isoform X2, whose amino-acid sequence MASLHQKRPSISNWFSSLRRQPKNKKCSSGLGGSESVVRKQPLQRSCLDLSTTPQIKDELCEVVSEMEALDVPEDCKHSNKDKQMSIGRKKFNMDPKKGIEYLVENRLLRHDPQDVAHFLYKGEGLNKTAIGDYLGEKNDFNEDVLKAFVALHDFTNLILVQALRQFLWSFRLPGEAQKIDRMMETFAQRYCQLNPDIFTNTDTCYVLSFAIIMLNTSLHNPSVKDKPTVDQFISMNRGINNGGDLPRGLLESLYESIRTEPFKIPQDDGNDLMHTFFNPDKEGWLWKQGGRYKSWKRRWFILNDNCLYYFEYTTDKEPRGIIPLENISVREIHDRSKPHCFELFATGGADIIKACKTDSEGKVVEGKHTVYRMSAATEEDQQEWIKRLTQSISHNPFYDILVQRKKKALSKS is encoded by the exons ATGGCATCCCTCCACCAGAAGCGTCCCAGCATAAGTAACTGGTTCTCCTCGCTTCGTCGGCAGCCCAAAAACAAGAAATGCTCCTCCGGCTTGGGAGGAAGTGAAAGTGTTGTCAGAAAGCAGCCGTTGCAAAGGAGCTGCCTTGACCTATCCACGACGCCG CAAATTAAAGATGAGTTGTGCGAGGTTGTATCAGAAATGGAGGCGCTGGATGTGCCCGAAGACTGCAAGCATTCCAATAAAGATAAACAGATGTCCATTGGCCGTAAAAAGTTTAACATGGACCCAAAAAAAG GCATTGAGTATCTCGTTGAAAACAGGCTGCTACGTCATGATCCCCAGGACGTTGCCCACTTTCTCTATAAGGGAGAGGGACTGAATAAAACAGCCATTG GCGATTACCTCGGCGAAAAAAACGATTTTAATGAAGATGTGCTCAAGGCTTTTGTGGCGCTTCACGATTTCACCAATCTTATTCTAGTACAAGCCCTAAG ACAATTTCTGTGGTCGTTTCGCCTGCCCGGCGAGGCACAAAAGATCGATCGCATGATGGAGACCTTCGCACAGCGCTACTGTCAACTAAATCCAGATATATTCACCAACACGGACACATGCTATGTGCTCAGCTTCGCAATTATAATGCTAAATACCTCACTACACAATCCATCT GTTAAAGACAAACCCACCGTTGATCAATTCATATCGATGAATCGTGGCATCAACAACGGCGGAGATTTGCCCCGTGGCCTGCTGGAATCCCTTTACGAATCAATTCGAACAGAGCCATTTAAAATACCACAGGATGATGGCAATGATTTGATGCACACCTTCTTCAATCCCGACAAGGAGGGCTGGCTGTGGAAGCAAGGCGGCAG ATACAAATCGTGGAAACGACGTTGGTTTATTTTGAACGACAATTGCTTATACTATTTTGAATACACAACGGATAAGGAACCACGCGGCATTATACCGCTGGAGAATATATCGGTGCGCGAGATTCACGATCGCAGCAAACCGCACTGCTTTGAGCTGTTTGCGACGGGCGGTGCTGATATAATCAAGGCGTGCAAGACTGACTCTGAGGGCAAA GTGGTAGAGGGCAAGCATACGGTGTACCGCATGTCCGCTGCCACGGAGGAAGATCAACAGGAGTGGATCAAGCGTTTGACGCAGTCCATCAGCCATAATCCGTTTTATGACATCCTGgtacaaagaaaaaaaaaggcaCTCAGCAAGAGTTAA
- the LOC117135264 gene encoding cytohesin-1 isoform X1 — translation MASLHQKRPSISNWFSSLRRQPKNKKCSSGLGGSESVVRKQPLQRSCLDLSTTPVSCDGVSVELFQSKFPESRRSNSTFYVNTLNVSSAAFKENCWPLGERGSRSDSSPSSVCVRCSCNSITKRGGRNETPTMATPKSDIVIALKPPPKPRSPSIAPYTSVATYTITKLAPDSPPPASPTLSTQTVNCSDVTTKVTEVQRLPCDEPNTELLSKRTEYKHTTITTTTRTLIVSRPVELLLNEYGEIIARRSPRKSRSNSLGRMLDVENEIETGGLFLETDLSSRNSSPLTPDIGEMRFIDDSSNSQSESERNSNIHKINKCNSNNNNNDSKRESQQSNLCESCRMLLERNDINTEQSDNIVILRRPSKQIKDELCEVVSEMEALDVPEDCKHSNKDKQMSIGRKKFNMDPKKGIEYLVENRLLRHDPQDVAHFLYKGEGLNKTAIGDYLGEKNDFNEDVLKAFVALHDFTNLILVQALRQFLWSFRLPGEAQKIDRMMETFAQRYCQLNPDIFTNTDTCYVLSFAIIMLNTSLHNPSVKDKPTVDQFISMNRGINNGGDLPRGLLESLYESIRTEPFKIPQDDGNDLMHTFFNPDKEGWLWKQGGRYKSWKRRWFILNDNCLYYFEYTTDKEPRGIIPLENISVREIHDRSKPHCFELFATGGADIIKACKTDSEGKVVEGKHTVYRMSAATEEDQQEWIKRLTQSISHNPFYDILVQRKKKALSKS, via the exons ATGGCATCCCTCCACCAGAAGCGTCCCAGCATAAGTAACTGGTTCTCCTCGCTTCGTCGGCAGCCCAAAAACAAGAAATGCTCCTCCGGCTTGGGAGGAAGTGAAAGTGTTGTCAGAAAGCAGCCGTTGCAAAGGAGCTGCCTTGACCTATCCACGACGCCGGTGAGTTGCGACGGTGTAAGTGTGGAGTTATTTCAATCGAAATTCCCTGAAAGTCGGCGAAGCAACAGCACTTTCTATGTCAACACCCTAAATGTATCGTCTGCTGCTTTTAAAGAAAATTGTTGGCCTCTAGGTGAAAGGGGCAGCCGTAGTGATAGTAGCCCTAGCAGCGTTTGCGTTCGATGCTCATGCAATTCTATAACGAAAAGAGGGGGCAGAAATGAAACCCCTACTATGGCCACGCCTAAGTCGGACATTGTGATCGCGCTGAAACCTCCACCCAAGCCCCGCTCCCCTTCCATTGCTCCCTACACTAGTGTGGCCACATATACTATCACGAAATTAGCGCCGGACAGCCCACCTCCCGCCAGCCCCACATTAAGCACCCAAACCGTAAATTGCAGCGATGTAACCACGAAAGTCACAGAGGTACAGCGCCTACCCTGCGATGAACCCAACACGGAACTCTTAAGCAAGCGAACGGAGTACAAGCACACAACCATCACAACGACAACAAGAACGTTAATTGTGTCGCGACCCGTGGAACTGCTTTTAAATGAATATGGCGAAATAATCGCAAGGCGATCCCCCCGCAAATCGCGCTCTAATTCCCTGGGTCGCATGCTTGACGTGGAGAATGAAATTGAAACTGGCGGGTTGTTTCTGGAAACGGATCTTAGTTCGAGAAACAGTTCACCGCTTACACCCGATATCGGCGAAATGCGCTTCATTGACGACAGCTCCAACTCACAAAGTGAGTCCGAGCGGAACTCTAACATACACAAAATCAACAAAtgtaattcaaataataataacaacgaCAGCAAGCGAGAGAGCCAGCAATCGAATTTGTGCGAGAGTTGCCGCATGCTTCTCGAGCGAAATGACATCAATACTGAACAGAGTGACAATATAGTCATCCTCAGGCGACCATCAAAG CAAATTAAAGATGAGTTGTGCGAGGTTGTATCAGAAATGGAGGCGCTGGATGTGCCCGAAGACTGCAAGCATTCCAATAAAGATAAACAGATGTCCATTGGCCGTAAAAAGTTTAACATGGACCCAAAAAAAG GCATTGAGTATCTCGTTGAAAACAGGCTGCTACGTCATGATCCCCAGGACGTTGCCCACTTTCTCTATAAGGGAGAGGGACTGAATAAAACAGCCATTG GCGATTACCTCGGCGAAAAAAACGATTTTAATGAAGATGTGCTCAAGGCTTTTGTGGCGCTTCACGATTTCACCAATCTTATTCTAGTACAAGCCCTAAG ACAATTTCTGTGGTCGTTTCGCCTGCCCGGCGAGGCACAAAAGATCGATCGCATGATGGAGACCTTCGCACAGCGCTACTGTCAACTAAATCCAGATATATTCACCAACACGGACACATGCTATGTGCTCAGCTTCGCAATTATAATGCTAAATACCTCACTACACAATCCATCT GTTAAAGACAAACCCACCGTTGATCAATTCATATCGATGAATCGTGGCATCAACAACGGCGGAGATTTGCCCCGTGGCCTGCTGGAATCCCTTTACGAATCAATTCGAACAGAGCCATTTAAAATACCACAGGATGATGGCAATGATTTGATGCACACCTTCTTCAATCCCGACAAGGAGGGCTGGCTGTGGAAGCAAGGCGGCAG ATACAAATCGTGGAAACGACGTTGGTTTATTTTGAACGACAATTGCTTATACTATTTTGAATACACAACGGATAAGGAACCACGCGGCATTATACCGCTGGAGAATATATCGGTGCGCGAGATTCACGATCGCAGCAAACCGCACTGCTTTGAGCTGTTTGCGACGGGCGGTGCTGATATAATCAAGGCGTGCAAGACTGACTCTGAGGGCAAA GTGGTAGAGGGCAAGCATACGGTGTACCGCATGTCCGCTGCCACGGAGGAAGATCAACAGGAGTGGATCAAGCGTTTGACGCAGTCCATCAGCCATAATCCGTTTTATGACATCCTGgtacaaagaaaaaaaaaggcaCTCAGCAAGAGTTAA
- the LOC117135264 gene encoding rho GTPase-activating protein gacK isoform X3 — MASLHQKRPSISNWFSSLRRQPKNKKCSSGLGGSESVVRKQPLQRSCLDLSTTPVSCDGVSVELFQSKFPESRRSNSTFYVNTLNVSSAAFKENCWPLGERGSRSDSSPSSVCVRCSCNSITKRGGRNETPTMATPKSDIVIALKPPPKPRSPSIAPYTSVATYTITKLAPDSPPPASPTLSTQTVNCSDVTTKVTEVQRLPCDEPNTELLSKRTEYKHTTITTTTRTLIVSRPVELLLNEYGEIIARRSPRKSRSNSLGRMLDVENEIETGGLFLETDLSSRNSSPLTPDIGEMRFIDDSSNSQSESERNSNIHKINKCNSNNNNNDSKRESQQSNLCESCRMLLERNDINTEQSDNIVILRRPSKQIKDELCEVVSEMEALDVPEDCKHSNKDKQMSIGRKKFNMDPKKRH, encoded by the exons ATGGCATCCCTCCACCAGAAGCGTCCCAGCATAAGTAACTGGTTCTCCTCGCTTCGTCGGCAGCCCAAAAACAAGAAATGCTCCTCCGGCTTGGGAGGAAGTGAAAGTGTTGTCAGAAAGCAGCCGTTGCAAAGGAGCTGCCTTGACCTATCCACGACGCCGGTGAGTTGCGACGGTGTAAGTGTGGAGTTATTTCAATCGAAATTCCCTGAAAGTCGGCGAAGCAACAGCACTTTCTATGTCAACACCCTAAATGTATCGTCTGCTGCTTTTAAAGAAAATTGTTGGCCTCTAGGTGAAAGGGGCAGCCGTAGTGATAGTAGCCCTAGCAGCGTTTGCGTTCGATGCTCATGCAATTCTATAACGAAAAGAGGGGGCAGAAATGAAACCCCTACTATGGCCACGCCTAAGTCGGACATTGTGATCGCGCTGAAACCTCCACCCAAGCCCCGCTCCCCTTCCATTGCTCCCTACACTAGTGTGGCCACATATACTATCACGAAATTAGCGCCGGACAGCCCACCTCCCGCCAGCCCCACATTAAGCACCCAAACCGTAAATTGCAGCGATGTAACCACGAAAGTCACAGAGGTACAGCGCCTACCCTGCGATGAACCCAACACGGAACTCTTAAGCAAGCGAACGGAGTACAAGCACACAACCATCACAACGACAACAAGAACGTTAATTGTGTCGCGACCCGTGGAACTGCTTTTAAATGAATATGGCGAAATAATCGCAAGGCGATCCCCCCGCAAATCGCGCTCTAATTCCCTGGGTCGCATGCTTGACGTGGAGAATGAAATTGAAACTGGCGGGTTGTTTCTGGAAACGGATCTTAGTTCGAGAAACAGTTCACCGCTTACACCCGATATCGGCGAAATGCGCTTCATTGACGACAGCTCCAACTCACAAAGTGAGTCCGAGCGGAACTCTAACATACACAAAATCAACAAAtgtaattcaaataataataacaacgaCAGCAAGCGAGAGAGCCAGCAATCGAATTTGTGCGAGAGTTGCCGCATGCTTCTCGAGCGAAATGACATCAATACTGAACAGAGTGACAATATAGTCATCCTCAGGCGACCATCAAAG CAAATTAAAGATGAGTTGTGCGAGGTTGTATCAGAAATGGAGGCGCTGGATGTGCCCGAAGACTGCAAGCATTCCAATAAAGATAAACAGATGTCCATTGGCCGTAAAAAGTTTAACATGGACCCAAAAAAA AGGCATTGA
- the LOC117135264 gene encoding cytohesin-1 isoform X5, which yields MSCARLYQKWRRWMCPKTASIPIKINRCPLAVKSLTWTQKKGIEYLVENRLLRHDPQDVAHFLYKGEGLNKTAIGDYLGEKNDFNEDVLKAFVALHDFTNLILVQALRQFLWSFRLPGEAQKIDRMMETFAQRYCQLNPDIFTNTDTCYVLSFAIIMLNTSLHNPSVKDKPTVDQFISMNRGINNGGDLPRGLLESLYESIRTEPFKIPQDDGNDLMHTFFNPDKEGWLWKQGGRYKSWKRRWFILNDNCLYYFEYTTDKEPRGIIPLENISVREIHDRSKPHCFELFATGGADIIKACKTDSEGKVVEGKHTVYRMSAATEEDQQEWIKRLTQSISHNPFYDILVQRKKKALSKS from the exons ATGAGTTGTGCGAGGTTGTATCAGAAATGGAGGCGCTGGATGTGCCCGAAGACTGCAAGCATTCCAATAAAGATAAACAGATGTCCATTGGCCGTAAAAAGTTTAACATGGACCCAAAAAAA AGGCATTGAGTATCTCGTTGAAAACAGGCTGCTACGTCATGATCCCCAGGACGTTGCCCACTTTCTCTATAAGGGAGAGGGACTGAATAAAACAGCCATTG GCGATTACCTCGGCGAAAAAAACGATTTTAATGAAGATGTGCTCAAGGCTTTTGTGGCGCTTCACGATTTCACCAATCTTATTCTAGTACAAGCCCTAAG ACAATTTCTGTGGTCGTTTCGCCTGCCCGGCGAGGCACAAAAGATCGATCGCATGATGGAGACCTTCGCACAGCGCTACTGTCAACTAAATCCAGATATATTCACCAACACGGACACATGCTATGTGCTCAGCTTCGCAATTATAATGCTAAATACCTCACTACACAATCCATCT GTTAAAGACAAACCCACCGTTGATCAATTCATATCGATGAATCGTGGCATCAACAACGGCGGAGATTTGCCCCGTGGCCTGCTGGAATCCCTTTACGAATCAATTCGAACAGAGCCATTTAAAATACCACAGGATGATGGCAATGATTTGATGCACACCTTCTTCAATCCCGACAAGGAGGGCTGGCTGTGGAAGCAAGGCGGCAG ATACAAATCGTGGAAACGACGTTGGTTTATTTTGAACGACAATTGCTTATACTATTTTGAATACACAACGGATAAGGAACCACGCGGCATTATACCGCTGGAGAATATATCGGTGCGCGAGATTCACGATCGCAGCAAACCGCACTGCTTTGAGCTGTTTGCGACGGGCGGTGCTGATATAATCAAGGCGTGCAAGACTGACTCTGAGGGCAAA GTGGTAGAGGGCAAGCATACGGTGTACCGCATGTCCGCTGCCACGGAGGAAGATCAACAGGAGTGGATCAAGCGTTTGACGCAGTCCATCAGCCATAATCCGTTTTATGACATCCTGgtacaaagaaaaaaaaaggcaCTCAGCAAGAGTTAA
- the LOC117135264 gene encoding cytohesin-1 isoform X4, producing MISAMDNFDNRSYGAISKGRSEFSMPELTPEQQKLLIELRRKKQELLLEIQQIKDELCEVVSEMEALDVPEDCKHSNKDKQMSIGRKKFNMDPKKGIEYLVENRLLRHDPQDVAHFLYKGEGLNKTAIGDYLGEKNDFNEDVLKAFVALHDFTNLILVQALRQFLWSFRLPGEAQKIDRMMETFAQRYCQLNPDIFTNTDTCYVLSFAIIMLNTSLHNPSVKDKPTVDQFISMNRGINNGGDLPRGLLESLYESIRTEPFKIPQDDGNDLMHTFFNPDKEGWLWKQGGRYKSWKRRWFILNDNCLYYFEYTTDKEPRGIIPLENISVREIHDRSKPHCFELFATGGADIIKACKTDSEGKVVEGKHTVYRMSAATEEDQQEWIKRLTQSISHNPFYDILVQRKKKALSKS from the exons ATGATTAGCGCAATGGACAATTTCGACAACAGATCGTACGGAGCCATTTCAAAGGGGCGAAGTGAATTCTCAATGCCAG AACTTACACCGGAGCAGCAAAAACTGCTGATTGAGCTGCGACGCAAGAAGCAGGAACTTTTACTCGAAATACAG CAAATTAAAGATGAGTTGTGCGAGGTTGTATCAGAAATGGAGGCGCTGGATGTGCCCGAAGACTGCAAGCATTCCAATAAAGATAAACAGATGTCCATTGGCCGTAAAAAGTTTAACATGGACCCAAAAAAAG GCATTGAGTATCTCGTTGAAAACAGGCTGCTACGTCATGATCCCCAGGACGTTGCCCACTTTCTCTATAAGGGAGAGGGACTGAATAAAACAGCCATTG GCGATTACCTCGGCGAAAAAAACGATTTTAATGAAGATGTGCTCAAGGCTTTTGTGGCGCTTCACGATTTCACCAATCTTATTCTAGTACAAGCCCTAAG ACAATTTCTGTGGTCGTTTCGCCTGCCCGGCGAGGCACAAAAGATCGATCGCATGATGGAGACCTTCGCACAGCGCTACTGTCAACTAAATCCAGATATATTCACCAACACGGACACATGCTATGTGCTCAGCTTCGCAATTATAATGCTAAATACCTCACTACACAATCCATCT GTTAAAGACAAACCCACCGTTGATCAATTCATATCGATGAATCGTGGCATCAACAACGGCGGAGATTTGCCCCGTGGCCTGCTGGAATCCCTTTACGAATCAATTCGAACAGAGCCATTTAAAATACCACAGGATGATGGCAATGATTTGATGCACACCTTCTTCAATCCCGACAAGGAGGGCTGGCTGTGGAAGCAAGGCGGCAG ATACAAATCGTGGAAACGACGTTGGTTTATTTTGAACGACAATTGCTTATACTATTTTGAATACACAACGGATAAGGAACCACGCGGCATTATACCGCTGGAGAATATATCGGTGCGCGAGATTCACGATCGCAGCAAACCGCACTGCTTTGAGCTGTTTGCGACGGGCGGTGCTGATATAATCAAGGCGTGCAAGACTGACTCTGAGGGCAAA GTGGTAGAGGGCAAGCATACGGTGTACCGCATGTCCGCTGCCACGGAGGAAGATCAACAGGAGTGGATCAAGCGTTTGACGCAGTCCATCAGCCATAATCCGTTTTATGACATCCTGgtacaaagaaaaaaaaaggcaCTCAGCAAGAGTTAA